The following coding sequences lie in one Numida meleagris isolate 19003 breed g44 Domestic line chromosome Z, NumMel1.0, whole genome shotgun sequence genomic window:
- the LOC110389349 gene encoding rho GTPase-activating protein 32-like → MRHMACLVGNCSITNMHTKNLAIVWAPNLLRSQQSKSACVSGRAAFMEVQTQSAVVEFILNHTDVLFCSKSTSDIGDGAGHSSLSGPSLWGCLLPQSCSHWRRHRHRHEATAALPLFFLEVEEGPAALQGQFHTVIDFPPER, encoded by the exons ATGAGACACATGGCCTGTCTAGTTGGGAACTGCTCCATCACAAATATGCATACTAAGAACTTAGCAATTGTGTGGGCTCCAAACCTCTTAag ATCACAGCAGAGCAAGTCTGCCTGCGTCAGCGGAAGAGCTGCCTTCATGGAAGTGCAGACGCAGTCGGCCGTGGTGGAATTCATCCTGAACCACACGGATGTCCTCTTCTGCTCCAAATCCACATCAGACATTGGAGATGGAGCAG GGCACAGTTCTTTATCAGGGCCAAGTCTCTGGGGGTGTCTTCTTCCACAAAGCTGCTCACACTGGAggaggcacaggcacaggcacGAGGCCACAGCGGCTCTCCCGCTATTCTTCCTTGAAGTGGAAGAAGGCCCTGCAGCTTTACAGGGGCAATTCCACACAGTGATCGACTTTCCACCCGAAAGGTAA
- the LOC110389352 gene encoding rho GTPase-activating protein 32-like, whose protein sequence is MNRCTSDDSLPLDNSDGDKEVIHVCALISPGSAEDVEQSVPDVTVTSLDCDRTSSQCSPPHAEAECSHSSTSVQEQVSIPEEKLSLLEEDVEAGSQSQTQGSTLSSEPVSP, encoded by the coding sequence ATGAATCGCTGCACTTCGGATGACAGCCTTCCACTTGACAATAGTGATGGAGACAAGGAGGTCATCCACGTTTGTGCCCTCATTTCTCCCGGCTCTGCAGAAGACGTTGAGCAGAGCGTGCCAGACGTGACAGTCACTAGCCTGGATTGTGACCGAACGTCTTCCCAGTGTAGCCCACCCCACGCAGAGGCTGAgtgctcccacagcagcacctccGTGCAGGAGCAAGTCAGCATCCCTGAGGAGAAGCTGAGCCTCTTGGAGGAGGATGTAGAAGCAGGCAGCCAGTCCCAGACACAGGGCAGCACCCTGAGCTCTGAGCCAGTCTCTCCATGA